Within the Siniperca chuatsi isolate FFG_IHB_CAS linkage group LG18, ASM2008510v1, whole genome shotgun sequence genome, the region ttgctttttgataaatattatgAGCATATATTTTGGTATTCAAATTAATATTGATATGAATTTGTTTTATAACTTTGGGTTGCATTTGTTTCTTATATTATAGAGACTTAGCGCGCATGTCATGCACCGCCCCACCGTTAGCTATTTGATGCAGGTAATGTGGGTGTGGTTTCAGTAAAaatgtgcatttgcatctaaaagctacaaaccacacatttgaagacagtgagctgaagattctaagtagagagaagcgTTGGTtcgaaagaggagtcaaagaagccatttttgtgaaaaaagaaaacccctctttgaacagaaatggtggtctgagattcaacttgccaacggtttaccacagtgtattaacaccatggtcaagccaatcatatgctaatcaggtacttaacagtgatgacggaggtgcagccagaaaacaataggcctaattactgggccatcatgaaaacaaaagaaggtcagtttcaggtgaaactaggcagggtaaacagcagactcTCAGGAAGagtcctccctgagggcagggcttaagcatcACAGAGTAGcttgagttctcagaccattttcacaattgagaatgacttccggatgggagctgaaacgtcttgattctgaaaacagtgtccagatgactacgactgaaaccttttctacgattgaacactcctggacgaatgagggactacaccgtctttcaGTAAAAATGTTGGGCAACTGAAGCCGTGGTTGAGATAGTGTTTTGACCACAATTTGACTTTTTATGACATGAatggatttttgttttcatttctttatgaAGTTAATTTAGAACAATGTTTGGAACATTTTTGAgtttgttaaataaatgaatttaatttttgaAGTGATGAGAAGTTCTTGGAAGTGAGTTGGAACTGACCACTTATTCAGTGCCTGCGGTTTTTAACGTCGAAAAGCTGGCAAATTTAAGTCGAGCCGCCACGCTTACAATGGATTGCAATGAATGAAACGCATGCATGCTCAATCAAAGTTTGGAGtgtctttgtttgcttcttGGCAACACATAAGAGTTTCAATGCAAAGTGAATTAACTATATCAACTGAAGTGATTCAGTTGATATAGTTAGCAGTTCAGCAGTTTTGGCGAGCCAAGCTAATTGATGGGATGATGCTGAAAGATCTGAACTGTTTTCATCTGAAACACTGGTAGGACTGAGCCCAACCAATTTATTGGTCATTTTGGCCCATCGCAGATATATCTGTATCGGCGTGTACGATATCCAATATGAGCCAATAGAAAACGGTTTTCTTTTCCTATATTAGGCAGTAAGAAATACCTGAGTAAATATATTGGTGTCACTACAACATTTATCCAGCAGAGTGCACTGTCACTATAGTGACAAGCAATGTAACACGAGAAAGAAGAAGCAGCTCTCAAGAGCACCCCAATAAGACCAATAAAATACAGCTGGTAATGTAACAgctcactaatggttaaaactgtTAACcagcataaaaatgaaaactaccaacataaaccaccatgttctgaacagacacattacaaacactaaaagtaacatttgcattttggaacataaggcagctaacttaaactgctttcagcactaagcagtgcatgctgggaactGTGGACCGGATACGTTGAACGTTTCCCCTGAACGTTAATAGCAGAGGCGCTGTTTATCTCTTGACTCGGCAGCAgagttaatgtttgtgacaGTTCacattaacagtgaaatattgctacagatgacatgtttagataagcaagaaaaaagtgtttctgattggagttcaatcgattgaaataatggttcagaatcagaacaaagctgtagcatgaATCTCATAGCTTGATAGAgtagagaatatgtggtttagtagagagcagtggtggaatgtaactaagtacatttagtactgtacttaagaacagttcagaggtacttgtactttacttgagtatttccatggcattttctgctacttcagcaactGACATACTGAACAGTGCTGAtgttatttagctatttattttattcttactatttattttatttttatttattctttattttctcagtgtacatttctagaattggttaaatgtatatttaacaATATTCCTTAATAAAGTTATATGTTTAAGAAATtagccttctgagtacctttgcatagCCATATTGGTGTAAAATTGGTGCACAATCCACACAGAAAAGATCTATTTTCATTCCCACTTCAAAAATTCAAACAGTTCATTACTATAGTCATTGTTTATTGTGTtgaagttaattttatttatctgttgaTAGATATTTGGGAATTGAAACTATTCCAGGTATTTTTTGATAAGTTCAAAGGTGTTTTGATACACTGATGTTAAAAGGTGTGTTGCTAATATACAAAGGGTCATAAAAAGCATAGTGTGTGAATAAGTCTTGTTTGGTAGCCTAACCCTGGGATAAATGCCAATATTGGATAAACTTAGATTTTAATTTGATCCATAACTAAGTGACTACTAACCATTGTTTGTAAGTGTTGTTTGGTTATACACTGTGAGTGAATCCATTCAAAAAGAGAAGCAATACATTGTTTACGgttattatatgtttatttttgttttcttctcttcataCAAACAGTCAATGCATTgacaacttttttaaaaaccgTACCTGTTGGTCTATGTGTCTTCTTTACACTTGCTACTTAATACTCATTTCTCCTGTGAATGAATCTACAGTCTCGTGTTAGCCCATGTGGTCACTGATTTAGATGTAGTGATACAGGCATCTGTACCACCCAGTGTCTACTATAGTAAACAAGAGCTGAGCCCGGTTACATGTGCATCATTGTGTGCCGCTGTAGCTCTGTCCATCTCCTTCAGCTCTGCCATGGCGGTAGTTATTGCAGCAGAAGCGTGTTCCATCCTCGTCCTCTCAGTTTTCTGACCAGAACACTGTAGcctaataataattataaaataaataaatcaatcaagACGACTCACAACAACAAACCGGGGCAGGCAAGTTGCCTTTGTGTACACCAGGGGTCTCAAACTCATATCAGCATGGACCGAGTGCATGCATGCTTTTGTTTAAACCATTCCATACAGCAGCTGATCTCACTCCCAACTTCAACAAAGTAAAATCCAGCTGGTGCAAGGTATGGTTGCAACAACAAGCTGCATACACTGAGCCCTCGAGTGGTCCAGAGTTTGGTTTGCTGGTTAAACCACAGCTAGCAAAGacattgggggaaaaaagtttcTTAATACTTAAATACTAAAATTAGCTTGCTAGCTCAGTCTTGTTACACTTTACTCATTGTAACCACATCACAGGCATACACTAGGCCCTCAATGGAATGagttacacacagaaacaggcaTGTTTGGGGCCTttacttaaaacaaaaaaagaataaagtagTTTAACTTACCGCTTGATTGTGAAGGCTGTGTCCTGGTGGTCTCTGGTCCATCTTCCTCAGCTGATTCATCCTCGATCAGACCCTCCGTACCGTCATCTGCCTCCAGACCCTGCGTAACCTCCGCTCTTACGTTACCTTCGGTGTCCCGTTCTATTTCGCAATCTTCCTCCACAGTCAAGCTGGGAGAACATGAAGACGACGAGACCACCACTGAAGAACTAGACGCTAAAGAGCCTAACAGGGCTGGCTAGTGCAGAGCTCATAGAACGGCCAATCCACTCATCCCATTTCACCTCTGTTCTTCTGCgcctttaatttgtttattacaTGCACATCACACGTTTCTCACTGTGCCAGTAACTGTTATTTCCTCTTCCCCTCAAATCAGGAGAAGCTCTCTCACCTTGCTGTCTTGCCAGTGTTGCATCTTGCATCATAAGAAGAACAAAAACGCTGTTGCACAATGTTCCCATAGactgtaaaaaacaataaataatgttcCTGGCTATTTAAGCGCCAATGTCCAGAACTTCAACGCACATCATAGCATCACGCCAAAAACTGTGTGTCCACCCAggtgtcatgtttccatcactgctGATCGGAGCTGGAGCCGATAAATACCCGTAATTTGACCCGGGAATGAATGATGATTGTACCTTTTCccactgaagacaaaagccagatgttaTTGGGCGTTAATGGGTTTTTTGTTCAGTGTGAAAGGGGCTCAATACTACCACCCAGTGTATTCAAGGAGGAGGACTTGTAAATCCACAGAAGATGGAAGCAAGTGCAATACATCGctgatttgttttggaaaagCTGCGTCAGGGGCACACCGGTagttcacctggtagagtgcgtaCCATGtttcaaggctgagtccttaacGCAGCGGCCTGGATTCCACACagtggatattttacaagcacgGACCAGGTAAAGCAACACTGAAAAGTAGTTtatgagtaaacactaaaataaggtggagatttaagtagaaataagaaataacctagTAGAGATAGAAATATATCCCCCTCCACGCCACAGTTACACTGTGTcattctgtgggaaacactaTTTGTTAAGTTCTAAGCTGCTCTCAATAACCAAGCGTAGGCTGCTATGGTTTAAGCTGTGTCTCtaagagagagagtggaatATGTTGCCTGCCAATAAACAGCTGTCAAATCATGATACTTTCTCATCTCTGAATTTTAATTCTTAATATACAATGTTGTTaagaatagttaaataaataaataaataaataaataaataaataatgctacaCAATAAATAGAAGGCTTTAAATAGACCCAGCGATTGGTAATCGGCCCCAAAAATCCTGATCGGCGCACTCTTAGCATACACGCTGCCACACGTGGTAGTTTGATgaacttgaaaatgttttgtttctttgggTGGACTAATCTCATCAGTAAGTTTTCATTTTGAACCTTACAGACTAATCACATTATTGAGACTGGACTTCAAATAAGTTGACAATGTTTAATGAGAAATGTGGGGAACATTTTTTGACTGATACTAAGTTATAACGGCTTCTGGTAATcattatttgttaatttttttattacaatttgttaaataaatgaatttaatttttgaAGTGATGAGAAGTTCTTGGAAGTGAGTTGGAACTGACCACCTACTCAGTGTCCGCTGTTTTTAACGTCGAAAAGCTGACAcacattgttttattatgaaTTTTATGAGTGTAGCTGTTGAGCTACTGATATGACTACAGCAGAGCTCCCAACAAACAAAATAGTGTTAGTCAGTAAATTTTTAATCAGCTGCTTAGCCTTTTACTGtgccaatatacagtatttctttattttaagcTGAGTGTACTTACATTGACCCCAAAGTGTTCTGTGACTCCTCGGCCGTGTTCTCCCAAGACACCAAAAGACATGCTCTCCTCCAGAAAGATCCGcaccttgtacttgtacttcagCTTTACCTGGGAggttacacaaacacaataaataggCAACAGAACAGAGACATTTAGACATATGACAGCCCTGGAGTAATCATGCCATGTTAGatacattttccacatttgtGACTAATGCAACAGCGGTTCAGGCATCGACACTCTGTTATCTATAGTATGAGCTGTACATCTTTAATCTTGACCGCTTATTGTGCAAAGGCTGACTGTGAAGCTGACACGTAGTTGTTCACATGTGCAGCTGCTTTTGTAATTGTGATTAACAGTAATGGCTACCTAAATTGCTGGAGCAACAGTGGCAAACACATAATTAAGTAATGTGGTGTGGGCGACGTCTAATATGTGTAGAATTACTCCAAAAAGGAGAGGCATTTTTGCCATTTCAAGCTTTGGATTTTACCAGCTGATTGCTTAGTTGCATCAATTAGGCTGCTAATGTCACCAGCCCAAACTGTTCGGAAGATAGAAAATCAACATTGCTCAATGCTGTCAACATCATGAAAACAACTGCAGTTCCTTACTTTTAGACCACTGTTTGTAAATGCTACTGGCAAAGGATTCTTCAGATCAGCTAGATAGCAGTTTGAATGTGTTACATAAAGGTAAATGTTCATACATAGCAATGTTGGGTCCTCTTGAATCTTCACTTCATTTGGAAATAAGCCATGTTTAGTTTTGCCTGTAATCAGCATTACAACCAgtgggaaatatgtttttaaaaaaaccatAACCTCtcacacaaaaaaggaaaactgcGGTTACAACACCCGTACTACACTGACTGAAGGACACTTAAGATATTTGAGCAACAATAGGAACTGTAGTCCCAAAAATGATTGTTGTCCACCAATGCTTTCTTTTACCTGAGTAAAACAATTTGAGGCTGAAACGGTCTCATGTCCATGATTTCGGAATGAGACAGAATTGTACTGTTGATACACTAAATCACGGGGCCCTTGACAGCTCTTATTGAGGAATAATCAGTTTAAAAATCAAGGAGATTAGGTTTAGTGTGGAGAATAATTTGCAACCTTTGAGGTCCATTCGTTTTCTAATTACCAGTTCAGGGAGAGGACAGATGTCTGCAGTGTTGATGTACAGCCCCTCCACTACAATGAACTTCCGGGTCACTCGAGCTTTACGAGGATTCTGCAACAGAAACAAAGTATGTTAGTGTATGAGACGTTGACAAGAAAGACAGTAAGACATacaacattcattaaaaaaaaacaggtaaaaatacaatttgcaGTTCAAACATTCTGGGCTACACTTACAAGCATGAAAGCACAGTGTGACACCCACCCccaataattattttctcaaacttaACAACCCTGTACTTACCTTCTggtcctccagctcctgctcTTTGAGCAGCCTCTCCAAATCCTCCATGTCATTGTGTTTGAAGTATTTGATGAAGCTGCGGGACGCTTGAAGACCCTTCTGGATGGAGAAGCAAGCCGCTTCATCCctgaacacacaacacaaaactaaaaacatgaaaatatggaACACAAATCCAACGAGTCATGCTTACAAATAAACATATGCAGGCTGCAGATGGTAGATGTGTTTTTCTACACTGAACCATTAAAGAACTAAGCCTGATTGACAGTAATTGTATagggtgtttttttaaatctgatcgCTGAATCCTGGTTTAATATTGCTTAAGACATGTTAGTACAGACAGTACTTACACAAAGATGATGTCCCCCCTCTTGGAGTAGGCAGGGATTGCACTAGCAATGGTTGCAAAGCCATACGAATAGATGATGGCCTCTTCTGTTTTCATGAATTTGGCCAGACGACTCTCCAGCTCCAGATGAACATCTGGGGGAGGGAAACAAGAAAGTAGTTGAAACTAATAAGTTACACCAGAGTTCACTGTTAATTTGCATTTACTATGACAGAACATATTCAGGCTTGCAGAGAATACAGTAGCTTGTTGCAAGGCAAAAATTACCCTGATTCAGTGAAGATATAAGGCATTTAATGTAATGCTGCGTGTAAATAAAAGACAGTCATTTTAAATATGATTATTATCCCAACCACTATAGTATAATAACCACTGTGCCCTAAAGgtatcctgtggagtttttgactgGTAACACTATGAGCAATGGTTTTATAAGTCggtgtctgttttgtttctgtttcatgcACATTGGTGAGgcgatacacattcctgcctaGAAATGCAAAGAAGACAAAGACTGTTAGCtggcaaacatggatgtaaacatcaCAGGtttcaaactatttaaaaaacactggcTTTGCAAGTGTTTTATGGAGGAAGGAAATGTATTCAACAGTTGGTTTTGgtaaaaaacacaactgtgtttatttacaagaaaactccacaaggtGCCTTTAAGATGTGGTTAATTCCTCTTATGATGGTTCCAACAGTTAAGGTGAAAAGCCTCAACTTCATTCCAAATACAAAgccaatgattttttttctacaagaATAGCAAATGTATCTGCTTCTAATGTACATCTTAGTGGAGTTTGCATAAATTACTATTCCACAGCAGAGTTTCTCCAAGGTGTGAGGGTTATTTGTGGAGGTCGGTAGGGGGTCAAATAAGATATAATTTTAAAAGTACATTAACCGCAAATGTACAAATAAAGATGtaattaatgataaaataattatgGTCCCTTTTTACAGAAACCTTAGTTTTTAAGGTGGAAGTATTTCTGGTGTTGGAATTAATGCACTCTGTGCACTTAATTGTGGAACAGGAAAAGTTTTTTGGCTATCTTGATAAAAACCAAGGACACAGTCATAATTGGAAGTCTGTACatatgaagagaaaaaaacgGAAAAGCTGAGGCTGGGAGCTTAACGGACTGTTGAAATGTGAACTACAGGTAAGAGGTTCTGTAGGCTTCGTGACCAACAGGATTTATAGGCTATTAAGCAGGGAGTGTGCCGTTGATTACAGCCACCAGCAGTAATTTTGGACTGGATAAAATACTGTCCAGAACAATGCCTCTCTCGTTCTCGTTAACTACACTCACCCTGATTAATCGTAGGTTGTTAATTAATCCAGACAGATCATAACAGGACTTTATTGGTGGTAATACACCAGAACAAACACTCTTCACCAATATCTGCGACAGCATCTCTGTTTCTTAACTTTATCAAATCGATTCAACATTTCATGATGAATTTATGTTATTTCTCATTCTGTAGTGGGTAAAACTGTGGCGGTGCACCACAGATGGCTCTATGTAGGGAAAACACTGGATTGCAAGACAAGACTTAAAGAGCATTAAACAGGTCTCAGTCTATCACTGTCAGCCTTGGTGGCTGCTACCAGTTGGTCCCACCtcagtctctgtgtttttctacagTCTAGTGAATTATCTGGATATCAGATATTGGAATGTTAATAGAAGAACatataaaatagaatagaagaAACACAGAAGAATTTTTCACTCACCAAATGTTCCATAGAAGCCTCTTGGACCGCATGTGCCCACACCATATTTCTTCAGTGAGGCCAAAGCTTTTTGCTGTAATGAGGAgaagaaaaattatttattcaaaagttccaagcacacacaaaatgaaggaaaaaactACAATTACAGGTAGTAATGgcttaaataataaatactgaCCTTAACCCGCTCATGGTCGAGGAGACCAAGGAAGTTAAATGATGCAAAGTTAATACACTCTTTTCCATTGATTATGATTTTGTGGCTGGGAGGTCTGTAATGGAAAACAATGTGTTTAAATGCTTAGcttattgtaaaacacactgtaacagtGTATAGAGTTcagaacacaaaacaacatctaGTTTTTAAATAAGGACCATGCCATTGTCGTACATTTTCAGTCCAATTACATACTATCGAAACTataatagttcctacatgaaactactctcaacaaatctgtggattatcttcagtaaccgggtcatgatttctggaaagagacattgatgttgagtttttcaaatttatttttttggcactttgatcACCACCAGAgcagtgccatatagtcccattatattaaaaaaaaataataatctacgGCCGGTATCTCTAAAACTTGGCacctcacaccaaaacaatctagatggataaatagcactaaaaggtgagaggaaaaatttgtattttgattttgggtCCATTTAACATCAACTCACTGAGACATGAAACATGCTAAAGTTGGGTAATCCATTACAGTGAGCAACATGACTACTTTTATTGtgctttcattattttgttgcaTGGTGATGTTAAGTTTCAAACAAATCTGCACAAAGAAATTGCATAATGACTGAGTGATAAAGTAATGTAAAGAAcacatgaaagttcattcttgaccttagaaATCCCCATGGGATGTGGTTAAAAGTTCAAAAAAGCACTTAAGTGAACcatgagttaagatttttttttgtcacattacACAAATTGTTGTGAGATGGCTATAACCTGCAGGAACACTGGCATGATTAATGTTGTAAAGAAAAGCAAGTGGCAAACACAGACACCGAGCATGTCTGAAAGTATCTGAGTATCCATTTCCTCTTTTAGTTTGGTTGATTTGGCCATTGAGAACAGTACTATTTAAACACAGGTGGCAGATAACAGTGAATGAGAAGGAGAGGAATGAGATGAATTTTCAGAACAAAACCAACGCATTTTTTTGAGTCCGATATCAATTTTGTTAGGGGTTCTTGaacatttgtttctttaaaaaattgtAACCCAGATATGTagtgagcaggacattttacagtgtgaaaataaaGTGCTCACTGGTGGACAGACTTTGTAAtggaatggctgaagaagaacaaaatgaagactttggagtggcctagtcaaagtcctgacctgaatcctattgagatgctgtggcatgaccttaaaaaggcagttcatgctcgaaaaccctccagtctggctgaattacaacaattcttcaaagatgagtgggccaaaattcctccacagcgctgtaaaagactcattgcaagttatcgcaaatgcttgattgcagttgttgctgctaagggtggcccaaccagttattaggtttaggatgcaatcactatttcacacagtgccatgtaggtttggattttgttttcccttaataataacaacaaccttcatttaaaaaactgcattttgtgtttacttgtgttatctttgactaatatttaaatttgtttgatgatctgaaacatttaagtgtgacaaacgtgcaaaaaaaaaaaaaaagagaaatcaggaagggggcaaacactttttcacaccactgtatatctgtgataagctatAATCAGCCGATAATGTCAGCCATGTCAGTTTAATGGGGTTCTAGCTAGAGAGCAAAGCAACTAGAAAACTACCTCATACCACCATTCTactaaatgtgttattttaaagtggtcatattatgctcattttcaggttcataatttaattttagggttgtaccagaataggtttacatggtttaattttcaaaaaacaccatatttttgctcatactgcagcacctcttttgaCCCTGTGTCTCGAACGCTCCGTTTTAGCTAAcaagtgaggcatctcacttctattcgatctttgttgggagttgcacatgtgcagtacctaggtaaggactactagccaatcagaagcagagtaggtaAGGTCCTGAcaagcaaggtagtgtgatccaaaacaaagatgcttcagccggtaactatATGGCTTCAGTTCAGCTGTACATGTTCTAACAACCCAAACCACCTTCACAACAGATACTGGAGCAAGATATTTCAGAGTGgtaaattattcatttgtaactaatttatctttcttAGATAACGTTGTTAGGTTGAATATCGGTCAATCCATGTTGAAGTTGCATGTGTTGTAGTTTAGAGTATGTATCTATAATATATCAATTGGACTGGGACCACATCTGTTTGGAACATTATGGGGCTCCAGGGTTAGCTATGACATGTAAAGGTCGACTCaggttcga harbors:
- the sptlc1 gene encoding serine palmitoyltransferase 1 isoform X2; this translates as MASGQQWVLVEMVQAFYEAPAYHLILEGILILWIIRLLFSKTYKLHETYKLTEKEKEDLIEEWQPEPLVPPVFKDHPSLNYGVVTGPPSHKIIINGKECINFASFNFLGLLDHERVKQKALASLKKYGVGTCGPRGFYGTFDVHLELESRLAKFMKTEEAIIYSYGFATIASAIPAYSKRGDIIFVDEAACFSIQKGLQASRSFIKYFKHNDMEDLERLLKEQELEDQKNPRKARVTRKFIVVEGLYINTADICPLPELVKLKYKYKVRIFLEESMSFGVLGEHGRGVTEHFGVNLDCGGRLRNRTGHRR